One Glycine max cultivar Williams 82 chromosome 4, Glycine_max_v4.0, whole genome shotgun sequence DNA segment encodes these proteins:
- the LOC113001407 gene encoding uncharacterized protein translates to MSRITEMFASSEYQDDHAPLWSFVTIKEKIGDGGGNRLWSCNFCEKVVKSSYSRVKAHLLRICGSGIDTCPKVTDAYLVYLRRVCEEAESILKSKNVPLPTDKRTPTPPTLPPKRRKSSNIESAFNIEDRNHLRAEIARMFYSASLSFHLARNPYFVSSYSFAANCNLSGFLPPSYNALRTSLLQQERSYIERLLQPIKSLWSLKGVTLVVDGWTDAQIRPLINFMAISEEGPMFLKAIDGSKEYKDKHYMFDLLKDVIKEVGPQSVVQVITDNAYVCKAAGLLIEVEFPHIFWTPCVVHTLNLGVKNICAAKNVDGNENVFNEGGWIAEVIGDASFIKVFIMTHSMRLAIFNEFSSLKLLSIAETRFASMIVMLKRLKLLKRCLQNMVISDQWNSYREDDVRKAAHVKELILNDIWWDKVDYILSFMDPIYSMIRICDTNASNLHLVYEMWDSMIEKVKTTIYRHDEVLENEVSTFFEVIHEILNSRWSKSCNPLHCLAHSLNPRYYSDNWLNEVPNRVPPHRDDELSSQRNKCLKRYFPNVNVRTKVYEEFSKFSSCAGDFGSFDIIEDRWALDSKTWWVMHGSSTPILQKVALKLLVQPCSSSCCERNWSTYSFIHSLKRNKMDPKKAKDLVFVHSNLRLLSRKEEGYKKGETRLWDINGDVHDPLDDSAGVLEMTDLSLDEPDLEAMLFLDDVSQFASVTISFVAEEDALNGACPTKEKSDCLEAVTGDVTNIALDPLFMFVFHLGVNGAAIAHVINLRFS, encoded by the exons ATGTCTCGTATAACAGAAATGTTTGCATCTTCAGAATATCAAGATGACCATGCTCCACTGTGGTCATTTGTTACAATAAAGGAAAAGATAGGAGATGGGGGTGGTAATAGGTTGTGGAGTTGTAATTTTTGTGAAAAAGTTGTCAAAAGTTCATACTCTAGGGTTAAAGCACATTTGCTCAGAATTTGTGGTAGTGGAATTGATACTTGTCCGAAAGTTACTGATGCATATTTGGTTTATTTGAGGAGGGTTTGTGAAGAGGCTGAAAGCATATTAAAGTCTAAGAATGTTCCTTTACCTACTGACAAAAGGACTCCAACACCACCAACATTACcaccaaaaagaagaaaatcaagcaaTATAGAGAGTGCATTTAATATTGAGGATAGGAATCATCTTAGAGCAGAGATAGCAAGGATGTTTTATTCTGCCAGCTTGTCATTCCATCTTGCTAGAAATCCATATTTTGTTAGTTCTTATTCATTTGCTGCTAACTGTAATCTAAGTGGGTTTCTTCCTCCTAGTTATAACGCATTGAGAACTAGTCTTTTACAGCAAGAGAGGTCTTATATTGAAAGGTTGCTTCAACCTATCAAATCTTTGTGGAGTTTAAAAGGAGTTACATTGGTTGTAGATGGTTGGACAGATGCTCAAATAAGACCTTTGATAAACTTCATGGCTATATCTGAAGAAGGACCTATGTTTTTAAAGGCCATTGATGGGTCCAAGGAGTACAAGGACAAACATTACATGTTTGACTTATTAAAGGATGTAATCAAGGAGGTAGGGCCACAAAGTGTAGTCCAAGTCATAACTGATAATGCTTATGTTTGTAAGGCAGCTGGGTTATTGATAGAAGTTGAATTTCCTCATATTTTTTGGACCCCTTGTGTGGTTCATACTTTGAATCTTGGAGTGAAAAACATTTGTGCTGCAAAGAATGTTGATGGTAATGAGAATGTCTTCAATGAAGGTGGGTGGATTGCTGAAGTAATTGGCGATGCTTCTTTTATCAAGGTTTTCATCATGACTCATTCAATGAGATTAGCAATTTTTAATGAGTTTTCATCTCTTAAATTGCTTTCAATTGCTGAAACTCGTTTTGCCTCTATGATAGTCatgttaaaaagattaaaattgttGAAACGTTGTTTGCAAAATATGGTCATTAGTGATCAATGGAATAGTTATAGAGAAGATGATGTCAGAAAAGCTGCACATGTAAAAGAGTTGATTTTGAATGATATATGGTGGGATAAAGTTGATTACATCCTTTCTTTCATGGATCCTATATATAGCATGATTAGAATATGTGACACCAATGCTTCTAATCTTCACTTAGTGTATGAAATGTGGGATTCTATGATAGAAAAGGTGAAGACAACCATCTATAGGCATGATGAAGTGCTAGAAAATGAAGTTTCTACTTTCTTTGAAGTTATTCATGAAATACTTAATTCTAGGTGGAGTAAGAGTTGTAATCCACTTCATTGCTTAGCTCATTCTCTAAATCCaag gtacTATAGTGATAATTGGCTTAATGAGGTTCCAAATAGGGTTCCTCCTCATAGAGATGATGAACTTTCTAGCCAAAGGAATAAATGTCTTAAGAGATATTTTCCAAATGTTAATGTTAGGACAAAAGTTTATGAAGAATTCTCTAAATTCTCATCTTGTGCGGGTGACTTTGGTTCATTTGATATAATTGAGGATAGATGGGCATTAGATTCAAAAACTTGGTGGGTGATGCATGGATCCTCTACACCTATACTCCAAAAGGTTGCTTTAAAGCTTCTAGTGCAACCATGTTCTTCCTCATGCTGTGAGAGGAATTGGAGTACATACTCTTTTATTCATTCTTTGAAGAGAAACAAAATGGATCCAAAGAAGGCTAAAGATTTGGTTTTTGTGCACTCTAATCTTAGGCTTTTGTCTAGAAAAGAGGAAGGGTATAAAAAAGGAGAGACAAGATTGTGGGACATTAATGGAGATGTACATGATCCACTTGATGATAGTGCTGGAGTTCTTGAAATGACAGATTTATCTCTTGATGAGCCAGATTTAGAAGCTATGCTTTTCTTAGATGATG TCTCACAATTTGCCAGTGTCACTATCTCTTTTGTGGCTGAGGAAGACGCCCTTAATGGAGCCTGTCCTACAAAAGAGAAGAGTGATTGCTTGGAAGCAG TGACAGGAGATGTAACCAACATAGCATTGGATCCTTTATTCATGTTTGTTTTCCATTTGGGTGTTAATGGTGCAGCTATTGCTCATGTTATAAACCTTAGGTTTTCTTGA